Within the Camelus dromedarius isolate mCamDro1 chromosome 2, mCamDro1.pat, whole genome shotgun sequence genome, the region ataGAGTGACATTAGAGAAAGAGCCCAAAAGGTGAGCACAGCAGGGGAAGACCTGGGAAGGGAGTCAAAAGCTGATCAAGGCACTCACTgcacccacctctccctccctcttatAAGCAGCATGGATGTGGATGGGGCACCTGCAGGTCTCATCGCATATGTCAGCAGCGGAGGTCAAATACAGTACGACAGGCCCGTGAAGGTGACAAGCATCTGTAACCTGGACATCTTCTACTTCCCTTTTGACCAACAGAACTGCACGCTCAGCTTCAGGTCCTTCCTCTACACAGGTGAGCAAGACACCATGGTTTTGGTAGCCATTTAAGGTTCAGGGGAAGATATTTAAGTGATGTAGGAAGGTTttagatcagtgtttctcaactctggctgtccactaaagcatttttaaaaaataccagcaaGTATACATTATCCCAGAGATTCCAACTTAATTGTTCCAGATGGGGCTCAGGTACTATGAAGTTTAACTGTCTCCCCAGGTGATGTTAATGTGCAGACAGGGTTAAGAACTACTGCTTTAATTCTCCttgataaagttttaaaaaataaacaaaacccactGCTTTAGATCTTAGAGGGCCTTTGTACCAAATGAGGCCCACCTAACCCTGAGCTGCAGCAGCTCTGTTAACTTTTACCTCAAACCTTTTAACATTAATAGCTAACACACTTACACCAGGAATTAATGTAACTGAATGTCACCAGGTGTCCTGTGTTAGATTTGGATAAATTAATCATTATAATGGGCATgtatgtaattataaaaatatagggTTGTTCAAGATTCATCCCACTAAAACAACATCATAGAATTGGGGAACTGAGAAGAAACACAGGAATGACTCCAAAGGTTCTTGACCCATGTTTGAGTCATATCTAATTTTCCCATAACAAGTTTGACACCCCTTGTTTCCAACAACAAAACCACCCCAAGGCTGCAGCCCATACGTATATGAATTGCTGGTCCTGTGACTCACTCCTGAGAAAACCTGGATGCCCTGCCTTaaaagaacagagaggagaacTGATGGAAGAAGCTCAGTGGGAGAGGAATCAAATCTTGTGGGCAGGAGACTGGAGGGCACTTCTGCACTGAGCTGCCCGGCCTCCCTTGCAGTGGACAGCATGCTCCTGGGCATGGCCCAGGAACTGTGGATGATAACAGACATGTCTCGTAACGTCATTCAGACCCAGGGGGAGTGGGAGCTCCTGGACATCAAAAAGGCTACCCTCAAGATGTTGATGGGCAGAAGTCTATATGACCAGATCACGTTCTATGTAAGTCCAGGGGCCCTGTTTGACTTCTGAGCCCAGTTTCTCTGTGATTCTCCTCTTGGTCTAAGGCACTTTGGGATATAAAAATAGTTCCAGGGGGTTAAGCACCTGCTCTTCACTCTACCCTCTACCCCAACTGCCCTGAAGAAGGatccccagggcctctgcccaGCAGAGAGGAGGAACAGCTGGGCTGTCGTAAGAATGGAGCAGCCAGTTGCCCAATGGTCCAAAGGGCCTTATTTGCCCCTAAAAGGCTACAATCATGTTCCCAGCAGGTAGGACACAAGGGAAATTTTGACAACAAAATTGGGGCACGTCTGTAGAGGGCACAGTTAAATGCATCTGTTACCCAAAGAGATCTTCCCATGGCCAACCTAACTGCACACCAGCAAGGGTTGGATCATCAAATACACAGCTGAGCCCTCTGGCACATTCTTGAGCCTATTTGCCACATTCTCCacacctctcctccccaccaggtGGCCATCAGGCGCAGGCCCAGACTCTACGTCATCAACCTTCTGGTGCCCAGTAGTTTTCTGATGGCCATTGACTCCCTCAGCTTCTTCCTGCCAGCAGAAAGCGAGAACCGTGCCCCATTCAAGATAACCCTTCTGCTGGGCTACAACATCTTCCTGCTCATGATGAATGACTTACTCCCGGCCAGTGGCACCCCACTCATCAGTATGGCCCCTCCCACTTTCCAGGGAAGCAAAGGCAGAAGGAGACATGGTGGGAGGAGAGTAGCAGGAGAACCACTGCCTCTCCACTGAGGGAATGGGTCCTGAAGAAAGTTTGCATTTGGGGAAAGAAGCTTCAAAAAAAGTGTCCAGAGGAATCTGCCCTGGGTTATTTAAATTTGCTTTGCCCTCAGGTGTCTACTTTGCCCTGTGTCTGTCGCTGATGGTGGTCAGCCTGCTGGAGACCATCTTCATCACCTACCTGCTGCACCTGGCCaccacccagcccccacccatgCCTCACTGGCTCCATTCCCTACTTCTGCGCTGCACCAGCCCAAGGAAGTGCTGCCCTGCTGGGCCCCAGAAGGGAAACACCGGCCTGGGCCTCAGCCCCGCCCACCTGCCTGGTGAGGGGACTCAGCATTGCCCATGCCTCCTCTTCCAGCATCTCCACTTCCCTGCTCCGgcctcctgccctggcccccaCAACTTCTCAGCTGAACTTGACAGCCCACAGCTGAGTCTGTCTCTCCGTAGGTGTGAAGGAGCCCGTGGAGTTGGTGGGGAAGGTGCCAGGTCCGAAAGAGGCAGAGTTAAATGGGTGCCCTGGGTCAACGAGGGCCCAGCAGGAAGACGAGGCTCAGAAGCAGCACTTGGTCAGCCCGTGGGTGCAGTTCAGCCGCGTGATGGACACCTGCTCTTCCACCTCTACCTGCTCTTCATGGCCACCTCCATGACTACTGTCATCATCCTCTGGAACACCTAGACAGACATCCACATCCACCTCCTCCTATAAACCATAACTTGAAGTTTCTTGTGGTCTTAGAGCCAGCCAGACCCAGGCCCCTTTCCTAATCTTAGCCACTTATCCCCAGTGACTACCATGTCCCCTTCTATATTCCCAAACCACCAACAGCCCTACCGAGTAGGTTTAGAACAGCCTTAGACAACCCCCTGACTTCTCATATGCCACAGTCTCCAATCCCACACACTTTCAGTGTTCCTGTGCCACACCTAACTTCTGACCCCCTTACCAATGAAGGTCAGGGTCAGTGGAGTCTCTCCCTGATTTACCGACCCAATAAACAACTTTCCAGGAAGCACAGTCTCCTCAGTACATTTCTTATAGCTCCGCAAACACTGTGTGAGGAGTCCTCTTGCAGAAGCTTTGATACTTCACTCTAAATATGTGTAATCTGATCTGATTTTAAGACTCTCAGATACtttcacagttttaaaagaatgaaaaggtaaAGTCTCATTTGCAAGAAATGAGAGTACTATAAAATACTTACAGTTGAAAAATGTTCCTTTCATCAACCATTTCCATTTCACTTGGTgtcatttttcattcagtttcttcTGATTTCACAAAATCAGAGAGGACCTTCTGAATATACATACTTGGGGGAGGGCCAGGAAGAGGAGTTAAGGGCCTCAATTAAAGGATTCCAGTTAAATAGACATatagccacacaatggaatgcttTGTAGTCATTTAAAGAGAGAATGTAGTCTATGTCAAAACCATGGAAAGAGGTCCATAATATTTAAAGTGGAGAAAACAAGTTATAAaactgtatatatacataatttctgTTTGAAAAAGTAGAGTGCTagctggtggggatgtagtttggtgcagccattatggaaaacagtatggagattcctcaaaaaactaaaaatagacttaccatatgatccagcaatcccacttcaggGTACGCATTCaaagagaactctaattcaaaaagatacatgcaccccaatgttcatagtagcactatataaaatagccaagacatggaagcaacctaaatgtccactgacaaatgactggataaagaagttgtgctatatttatacaatgaaatagtactcagccataaaaaagaataaaataattccatttgcagcaacatggatggacctagagatactcattctaagtgaagtaagccagaaagagaaagaaaaataccatatgatatcactcatatgtggaatctaaaaaaacaaaggaaaagaaaaaaaggacactatgaactcatctacaaaacagaaacagactcgcagacatagtaaacaattttatggttactggggaaagggagtgggaagggatgaatttaggagtttgagatttacaaatgttagccactatatataaaaatagactttttaaaaaagtttctgctgtgtagcacagggaactatgttcaatatctgtaataacctttcatgaaaaagagtatgaaaatgaatatatgtatgtacatgcatgactaggacatggtgctgtacacagaaattgacacattgtaactgactgtacttcaatttaaaaaaatagagtgtTACATAGAAATGCAGAGGAAAAGGTATGGATGATTAGACACcaaaaaaacaagagcaaactttcTCCTGGATAATGGGATTATGAATGAttgctattttcttttatatccttCTCTATATTTTCAATGAGCATGTATTATTTTTGCCATAAAAcccttctatttaaaaaaaaagaagttccaTATTAATAGTACTCCCCACTGTCACCAGCACAGATCATCCTGGGGAGGACTCTCACAGATAGTTGAGAGCAAGGacctgggaagggagagagattgatgaggcatcacctcacaccagtcagaatggccatcataaaagtgtacaaataataaatgctggagagggtgtggagaaaagggaacccttctgcactgttggtggaaatgtaaactggtgcagccactatggaggacaatatggaagttccttaaaaaactaaaaatagacttaccatatgatccagcaatcccactgctgagcatatatctggcgaaaactaattcaaaaagatacctgtactccaaagttcacagcagcactacttaaaatagccaagacatggaagcaacctaaatatccatctacagatgaatggataaagaagctgtggtacatatatacaatggaagagtactcagccataaaaaagaataaaataatgcccttcacagcaatatggatggaccgggagattgtcattctaagtgaactaag harbors:
- the HTR3C gene encoding LOW QUALITY PROTEIN: 5-hydroxytryptamine receptor 3C (The sequence of the model RefSeq protein was modified relative to this genomic sequence to represent the inferred CDS: inserted 2 bases in 2 codons), translated to MEGGWPSXGGFLLCLTVSLLLQGTGDTFTINCSGFDQHGVDPATFQAVFDRKAFRPVTNLSLPTQVNISFTLSAILEVDIHRQLLTSFLWITMTWDNPFISWNPEECVGSHKVTVLAENLWLPDILIMESMDVDGAPAGLIAYVSSGGQIQYDRPVKVTSICNLDIFYFPFDQQNCTLSFRSFLYTVDSMLLGMAQELWMITDMSRNVIQTQGEWELLDIKKATLKMLMGRSLYDQITFYVAIRRRPRLYVINLLVPSSFLMAIDSLSFFLPAESENRAPFKITLLLGYNIFLLMMNDLLPASGTPLISVYFALCLSLMVVSLLETIFITYLLHLATTQPPPMPHWLHSLLLRCTSPRKCCPAGPQKGNTGLGLSPAHLPGVKEPVELVGKVPGPKEAELNGCPGSTRAQQEDEAQKQHLVSPWVQFSRVMDXLLFHLYLLFMATSMTTVIILWNT